The Deltaproteobacteria bacterium DNA segment GGAACCGATGAATTGCCCCTCAACGTTCTAATCGCCGGCACCATTGGCGCGGTAGTTCTTTTCTTCATTGCGTCCATTCTGACTCCCGGCGTAAGCGTCCCACAGGCATTGCTTGCCTCTGTTGTGGGAACCATCTGGCTAGGCCTTGCCGGGCTTATCGTCGCCCAAGCAACTGGTATGACAGACATCTCCCCTATGAGCGGGATGGCTCTTATCAGCGTGACGCTGATGATGTTCCTCCTCAACGGAAACATTGCAGGCGCCATGGTCGTTGGTGTTGCGGTATGTGTCGCCATCGGACAAGGCGCAGATATGATGCAGGATCTTAAGACCGGTTTTCTGATTGGCGGGCGTCCTATCAAGCAACAGATTGCACAATTTTGTGTTACCTGGATTGGAGCTGTCCTTGCACTTGGAGCCATCTACGTGCTCTGGACCAATGGCCCAGGTGGACAAGGCGGATTTGGCGAGGGCACTGCTCTTCCAGCTCCCCAAGCCGGCGCACTGATGGGAATCATCGATGCTGTGCAAAGCGGCAATGTGCCTACCGACAAATACGTCATGGGCGGTATTGTAGGTGCACTGCTAGGAGCAGCTCCCATGAGTGGACTCGGCGTCTTGATTGGACTTGCAATGTACCTGCCATTTTCTATCACGCTTGGTTACGGCGTCGGTTGCCTGACCAACATGTACATCATGAAGAAAAAGGGCTCAGCCTTTGTTGAACATAAACTTGTTCCACTCGCCGCTGGATTAATTGTGGGAGAAGCCCTCTTGGGCATCGGACACGCAGCCTTCGAAATCTTCACAGGAGCTTGAGCATTATGACTACTGAATCACAATCATCGCGTTCATTCGGACCGTACATTTTTGCGGCAGGCATTCTTGTGGCAATTGCCGGCAGCGCAAAGCTTCCTCTGGAACGTGGCCAATTCCCCGACACGCTACCCGTGTTTATTGTCGGAGCAGTTGCCGCAGCCATCGGAATCTATTTATGGCGCAGGCAAATCAAAATCGAGCAGGACCAGCCTGATAATGACCCCAATGCCGTCAACCCGTTTGAGCGGCTCGAAAGCATTCAAGCCCCTCTCGCAGACCTTGGTTCAGACGCTAACGGTTTAACCACCGCCCAGCTCTGTGACCGCGTAGACGCTATTCTTCAAGAATATGTCGTTCCCTTTGCGATCGCTCGCAATAAGGTCGTCGAGAAGCTGGGGATGGACAAGGGCGCTGAACTTTTGGTTGTTGTGGCCTACGGCGAGCGCATGCTTAACCGTGCCTGGTCTGCAGCAGCAGATGAACACGCACCAGAATCAATTTCTTCAATACTAGAAGCAATAGAGGCTTTTAAAGAAGTGGCGCCTTAAGCGACGTTGTTCCGAGCCGCATATTGAGACGAGACACGGCCCTGCATCTCTTGATAGGTTGGATAAGCAGGCACAGATTCATGCCGTAACCTCAGCCATTCGATCTCCGAACAAACATTGTAGATCCCAAGAAAACTCTGAGTAAGATCTTCTTGTGATGGAGCGAAGCCCCGTGCACGAAAGTCCTCGCAGACCATTTCAAAAATGGTTTTCAATGACCGCTCGCCATCAATGTACTTCATGATTCGGCCGGTCAACGGGGTATTCGTAATCGCTATAGTCAGCCCCGTAGGATGCCGCACGACGTACTGCTCACCTGGATTACTTTCTAACCAACTACAGGTTTCCCCAAGGTTAAGCTCGGTAAACACGGGTTCCCCTCCGCAATGACAATCACTGAAAAATGGAACCATCTCTAAATCGAGAGGGCTTGCCTGTGTGTCACTTTGATACGAGCAATAAAAAGAATGGAGACCAATCTTGGAACTTACGAGTTCCGCGACCGCCTGTCTTTTTGGCAGTGTAAACTTCATCACACGGTCTAATAGATTTTCATCTTTAATATAAAGTTCAGGTCGATACTGAATCTTCTCGCCCATGGTAGCGTTGAAGTTTGTGAAACCATTCATTTCCAAACCGCAAGTATTGAGCCACTCGTATACTTCCGCCACGGTGTAAGCTCTATCCTGCGAATGCAGAAAAGTATCATACAAGTTGATAGGGTCATTAAAGAAGCCTTCAAGGTGGCGCTGCCGGTGAATACCGTGGCCAAGAAAAAACGTCTCCGGCAACGATTTCATTGCCGCCATTGTATTTTCAATTTTTTGCTCAGGTGCCTCTTTGTCATCGTTGATAAGCCCCATCATTTCCTGAACGTGATAGTAGGAAGCGCGGCCGTACTTGCCATAAACCATGAGGCCCATTGCACCGTCTGGTTTAAGCACAGAGCGCAACGCCATGAGGCCTGCTGTTGGATTTTCAAGGTGGTGCAGCACTCCAGTACAGTTGATGTAGTCAAACTGACCAATACCCATCGTTGGAACATCTAAGAGCGACCCAGAGATCCAGTTGATATTGGTAAGCCCACGAACTTCTGCACGCTTTTGGGCGACTTCTCGCGAGGCCTTACTTAAGTCCACATAATAAATTTCGGCGTTCATCTCTCGCAATTGTT contains these protein-coding regions:
- a CDS encoding class I SAM-dependent methyltransferase; this encodes MNDSTNYLPDVKQQYEDYPFPTVEAYDDTWRLQVMPQDMLQNINHYCFGGKKDFRDNFRVLVAGGGTGHAVVFLAEQLREMNAEIYYVDLSKASREVAQKRAEVRGLTNINWISGSLLDVPTMGIGQFDYINCTGVLHHLENPTAGLMALRSVLKPDGAMGLMVYGKYGRASYYHVQEMMGLINDDKEAPEQKIENTMAAMKSLPETFFLGHGIHRQRHLEGFFNDPINLYDTFLHSQDRAYTVAEVYEWLNTCGLEMNGFTNFNATMGEKIQYRPELYIKDENLLDRVMKFTLPKRQAVAELVSSKIGLHSFYCSYQSDTQASPLDLEMVPFFSDCHCGGEPVFTELNLGETCSWLESNPGEQYVVRHPTGLTIAITNTPLTGRIMKYIDGERSLKTIFEMVCEDFRARGFAPSQEDLTQSFLGIYNVCSEIEWLRLRHESVPAYPTYQEMQGRVSSQYAARNNVA